Below is a window of Pseudomonadota bacterium DNA.
TCGCCCAAGGCTCGCTGAGCGAAGTGCATGCATTACTTATCCTTGCTTCGGACTTGAATTTTGCGCCCAATGAGGCCATAGATGAGCGCATCGAACAATCCCTAAAAACCGGCAGGATGCTGCGCAAGCTTCAACAATCGTTACGAAACAGAATAGAACACAGGATATAGTCCATGCACTCCCCAGCACCCAGCACCCAGCACCCAGCACCCTCTAAAAACATCCTCCTGCTCCCCGGTGACGGCATTGGCCCGGAAGTGGTCGCGCAAGCGCAGCGCGTGCTGGCATGGGCGGGCGATTATGCGAAGGTGAATTTCACCTTCGACAGCGCCCTCATTGGCGGCAGTGCATATGACGCGGTGGGCACGCCCTTCCCGGCGGAAACCCTCGCCAAAGCCAAAGCGGCGGATGCGATTCTGCTTGGCGCCGTCGGCGGCCCGCAATGGGAGTCGCTGGAATATGCCGTGCGGCCGGAGCGCGGCTTGCTCGGCATCCGCAAGGAGCTGGATTTGTTTGCCAACCTGCGTCCGGCGATGTGCTTTGCAGCGCTGGCCGATGCGTCGAGCCTGAAGCCGGAGATTATTTCGGGCCTCGATATTCTCATCGTGCGCGAATTGACGGGGGATATTTACTTCGGCGAACCGCGCGGCGTGACGGTGGAAAACGGCCACCGTGTGGGCCGCAACACGATGATTTACGCCGATTGGGAAGTGACCCGCATTGGCCGGGTGGCGCTGGACCTGGCGCGCGCGCGTGGCAAAAAACTCTGCTCGGTGGATAAGGCGAACGTGCTTGAAACCACCGAAATGTGGCGCGAAGAAATGCAGAAACTGCGCGACGCAGAATATAGCGACGTGGCGCTGTCGCATATGTATGTCGATAACGCGGCGATGCAGCTGGTGCGCACGCCTAAGCAGTTTGACGTGATGGTAACCGGCAATATTTTCGGCGATATTCTCTCCGATTGCGCGGCGATGCTGACGGGGTCGCTCGGCATGTTGCCAAGCGCGTCGCTCGGGGCAGAAATTAACGGCAAGCGCGCGGCGCTGTATGAGCCGGTGCATGGCTCGGCGCCTGACATTGCCGGCAAAGGCGTTGCCAACCCGATTGCGACGATTCTTTCCGTCAGCATGATGCTGCGCTATTCCTTCGCGCTCAACACGGCGGCGGATCTGGTGGATGCGGCAGTAGCACAGGTGCTGGAAGCGGGCCTGCGCACGGGCGATATTATGCAGCCGGGCATGCAACAGGTTGGCACGCAGGCGATGGGTGATGCGATCCTCGCGGCGCTTGCCACTCTCTCCGCCCAACAGAAAGTTGCGTAACATGCGCCATCTTCTCACCATGATCTTGATGCTGAGCGTGGCGACAAGCGCCCTCGCCCAGAGCCAGAATGCGGCGATGGAAGACATGCTGCGCCAGCAGATGCAAAAGCTGAGCAGCGGCAAAAATGGCCAAAAGATGGGCATGCTGCTGGTGGTGGGCCAGCTGATGGGTTGCACCCAGAAGCAAGTGGGCAAACCGGCGACGGATGCGTTTTACAAAGAGATGGAAACGGTCGGCAAAACGGTGGAATCCTACTGCAAAGCTAACCGCGCGGATGATGCGCGTTTGCTGGTGCTGAACACACTTGCCGCAAAACAGAACGATCCCGTGATGACCAGCGCGCTGGGCTGTTACACCGATGCGCAGGCGGCCAATGTCGCCGCCATCGGCGGCCAGAAAATGGCGGATGATGCGGGACGTTACGCCCGCTGGGGCCGCGACCCGGCCCTCGCCCAAACCGAAATGACGAACGCGGATATTTGCCGCAACACACCCAAACCGGCGGCGCCTGTTGCCGCACCGGTCACACCAGTAGGAGTAAGCCAATGAGCTATAAAATCGCAGTGGTCGGCGCGACGGGAAATGTCGGCCGGGAAATTCTGGCAACGCTGGCGCAGCGCAACTTTCCGGTAGGGGAAGTGGTGGCGCTGGCCTCGCGCAATTCCGCGGGCAAGCAGGTGAGCTTTGGCGAAAACAAAATCCTCGATGTGCAGGTGCTGGATGATTACGATTTCCGCGGCACGGATATTGCGCTTTTCTCGCCGGGTTCGGCGGTCAGCAAAATCCACGCGCCGCGCGCGGCCGCTGCCGGTTGCGTGGTGATCGACAACACCTCGCATTTCCGGATGGACCCGAATGTGCCGCTGGTGGTGCCGGAAGTGAACGCCCATGCGCTCAAGAATTTCCGCGAATCCAACATCATCGCCAACCCCAATTGCAGCACCATCCAGATGGTGGTGGCGCTGAAGCCGCTGCATGCGGTGAACCCGATCAAACGCGTGGTGGTGAGCACCTATCAGTCCGTCTCGGGCGCCGGGAAAGACGCGATGGACGAGCTGTATGAGCAGACCAAAGGCCTGTTCGTGCACAGCACGATTGAACCGAAAAAATTCAGCAAGCGCATTGCCTTCAACGTCATCCCGCAGATCGACGTGTTCATGGAAAACGGCATGACCAAAGAAGAATGGAAAATGGTCGAGGAGACCAAGAAAATCCTCGATGCGAGCATCAAGGTTTCCGCGACCTGCGTGCGCGTGCCGGTGTTTGTCGGCCATTCGGAATCGGTCAATATCGAGTTCACCAACCCGATGACTATCGAGCAGGTGTATGACCTGCTGGAAGACGCCGAGGGCGTGCTCGTGATCGATCGTCGCGAAGCGGGTGGGTATATCACCCCGGTGGAAGCGGTTGGCGAGGATGCGGTGTATGTGAGCCGCGTGCGCAAGGATGAGACGCTCGAAAACGGGATCAACATGTGGGTCGTTTCCGACAATCTGCGCAAAGGGGCCGCGCTCAACGCCGTGCAAATCGCCGAAGCGCTGATCGAGCAATTCGGCCTGCTGCCTGCGGGTGAAATGGCCTAAGCGTCGCCGCGCTCGTGACAAATGCGCGACAGGAACGCACCGCTTACCGGGCGTTGTGGATCGCGCTATCGCACGGTTTGACAAAGCGTTTTTGGCGGATCATAGATGGCGCACGCATCATACGCAGCCCAAGGGAAACCCATGAGCCAACTTCAGGACAACCGCCCGCTTTCGCCGCATCTTGGCATTTATCGCTGGCAGATCAGTAACACGCTGTCGATCCTCCACCGCCTGACGGGGGTGGGCCTCACGCTCGGCCTCGTGCCGTTTGCGTTGTGGCTGTGGGCCGCGGCCTATGACCCGGCGCTGTTTGACTGCCTGAGCACGGCTGCCGCAAGCATTATCGGCAAACTGTTTTTGTTTGGGTGGACGGTGGCGTTTTACTACCATCTGGGCAATGGCATCCGCCATTTGAACTGGGATCTCGGCCGCGGGTTCAAGCTCGATGAAATGGCCGCTTCCGGCTGGGTGGTGGTGTCGTTCGCGGTGTTCATCAGCATCTTTACCTGGGTGCTTATCTACCAGAAAGTGGGGCTCTAATGCACGACGCACACGCATCCTTGCGCACGCCGATCAAGCGCGCGCGCGGCCTTGGCTCCGCGAAGGACGGCACCGGCCATTTCTGGCTGCAACGGGTGAGCGCGGTGGCGCTGATTCCGCTGACGGTGTGGTTCATGGTGTCGCTGATTACGCACCTCATTGGCGCAGATCGCGCGGGCGTGGCGCAGTGGCTTTCGCACCCGCTGGTGGCGCTGGCGATGGCGGCGCTAATTGCGGCGATGTTTATCCATGCGCGGCTTGGGATTCAGGTCATCGTCGAGGATTATGTCCATCACGAGGGCAAGAAAATCGTCGCGCTGCTGCTCAATAATGCACTCATTCTCGGCTTTGGTGGGGCGTCGCTTTTCGCCATCGCCCGGCTTCACTTCATCGGGATATAACACATGGCCGACGCTCCAAAACTCGACTTTTCCGCACCCAGCATCAACGGGCGCGCCTACCCCATCACGGATCACTATTACGATGTGATCGTCGTCGGCGCCGGTGGCGCGGGCTTGCGCGCCACGTTTGGCATGGCGGCCGAAGGCTTAAGCACCGCCTGCCTGACCAAAGTGTTCCCCACGCGCTCGCACACAGTGGCGGCGCAAGGCGGCATTTCGGCGGCCCTTGGCAACATGGGGCCCGATGACTGGCGCTGGCATTTTTACGATACGATCAAGGGCGCCGATTGGCTGGGCGACCAGGACGCGATCGAATATATGTGCAAAAATGCGCCCGCGGCGATTATCGAGCTGGAGCATTACGGCGTGCCGTTTTCGCGCACCAAGGAAGGCAAAATTTATCAACGCCCGTTCGGCGGCATGACGACCGATTACGGCAACGGCCCGGCGGCACAGCGCACCTGCGCGGCGGCGGATCGTACCGGCCACGCGATTTTGCACACGCTGTATACGCAGGCGCTGCGCCATAAGGCGAAGTTCTTCGTTGAATATTTCGCGCTCGATATGCTGATGACGGATGATGGCGAATGCCGCGGCGTGCTCGCCTGGAACCTGGA
It encodes the following:
- the sdhD gene encoding succinate dehydrogenase, hydrophobic membrane anchor protein, translating into MHDAHASLRTPIKRARGLGSAKDGTGHFWLQRVSAVALIPLTVWFMVSLITHLIGADRAGVAQWLSHPLVALAMAALIAAMFIHARLGIQVIVEDYVHHEGKKIVALLLNNALILGFGGASLFAIARLHFIGI
- a CDS encoding aspartate-semialdehyde dehydrogenase, producing the protein MSYKIAVVGATGNVGREILATLAQRNFPVGEVVALASRNSAGKQVSFGENKILDVQVLDDYDFRGTDIALFSPGSAVSKIHAPRAAAAGCVVIDNTSHFRMDPNVPLVVPEVNAHALKNFRESNIIANPNCSTIQMVVALKPLHAVNPIKRVVVSTYQSVSGAGKDAMDELYEQTKGLFVHSTIEPKKFSKRIAFNVIPQIDVFMENGMTKEEWKMVEETKKILDASIKVSATCVRVPVFVGHSESVNIEFTNPMTIEQVYDLLEDAEGVLVIDRREAGGYITPVEAVGEDAVYVSRVRKDETLENGINMWVVSDNLRKGAALNAVQIAEALIEQFGLLPAGEMA
- the leuB gene encoding 3-isopropylmalate dehydrogenase, encoding MHSPAPSTQHPAPSKNILLLPGDGIGPEVVAQAQRVLAWAGDYAKVNFTFDSALIGGSAYDAVGTPFPAETLAKAKAADAILLGAVGGPQWESLEYAVRPERGLLGIRKELDLFANLRPAMCFAALADASSLKPEIISGLDILIVRELTGDIYFGEPRGVTVENGHRVGRNTMIYADWEVTRIGRVALDLARARGKKLCSVDKANVLETTEMWREEMQKLRDAEYSDVALSHMYVDNAAMQLVRTPKQFDVMVTGNIFGDILSDCAAMLTGSLGMLPSASLGAEINGKRAALYEPVHGSAPDIAGKGVANPIATILSVSMMLRYSFALNTAADLVDAAVAQVLEAGLRTGDIMQPGMQQVGTQAMGDAILAALATLSAQQKVA
- the sdhC gene encoding succinate dehydrogenase, cytochrome b556 subunit — protein: MSQLQDNRPLSPHLGIYRWQISNTLSILHRLTGVGLTLGLVPFALWLWAAAYDPALFDCLSTAAASIIGKLFLFGWTVAFYYHLGNGIRHLNWDLGRGFKLDEMAASGWVVVSFAVFISIFTWVLIYQKVGL